In Kwoniella shandongensis chromosome 10, complete sequence, one genomic interval encodes:
- a CDS encoding dynein light chain 1, cytoplasmic, with translation MSDFDRESKPNTGLGSTAATLRGQQLKAVIKNVDMSEDMQQKSVDTVVAAIEKYDQEKDIAMHIKKEFDRMYGTTWHCVVGKNFGSFVTHETKNFIYFYLGPIAILLWKTS, from the exons ATGTCAGACTTCGATCGAGAATCAAAACCCAATACAGGGCTCGGGTCAACAGCCGCAACGCTGAGAGGCCAACAGCTCAAAGCGGTCATCAAGAATGTGGACA TGTCCGAAGATATGCAACAGAAATCAGTAGACACCGTCGTTGCTGCCATCGAGAAGTACGACCAAGAGAAGGATATTGCGATGCATATCAAGAAGGAGTTTGATAGAATGTACGGCACGACCTGGCATTGCGTTGTTGGGAAAAA CTTTGGAAGCTTCGTCACCCATG AGACCAAAAACTTCATCTACTTCTACCTCGGACCCATCGCCATCCTCCTTTGGAAGACCTCATGA